A genomic window from Nicotiana sylvestris chromosome 11, ASM39365v2, whole genome shotgun sequence includes:
- the LOC138881054 gene encoding uncharacterized protein: MHSGTCYLELPICYGCGMRGHIQRHCRASRQGAGGGITQSSSQAVATSSTPSPARGTPAPAGRGAARGGAQSLGGSSRFYAMSGRQTAEASLNIVTCILTVQSHDVYALIDPGLTFSYMTPFVAMGFGIESDQLYGPFLVSTLVGESIIAARVYRGCVVTVRGRDTTADLIELGMVDFDVIMGMDWLYSCFAKLDCRTRTIRLEYPNELVIEWKGDNVVPRGRFISYLKAVKMIKKGCIYHLVRVTDTNAKALSLEFVPVVNEFSNVFPDELLGIPPDREIDFGINKADKFQWSDACEKSFQELKSRLTTTPVLALPEGTEGFLVYCDALRVGLGCVLMQHGKKELNLRQRRWLELLKNYDIDILYHPGKANVVADALRRKPMGSLAHLKAYQRLLAREVHQLASLGVHLADSNEGGVIVQNRTESSLVAEVKENQFVDPLLAQLKEGILKHKTKAFSLGMNDDRGAQFTANFWKKFQQGLGTQVNLSTAFHPQTDGQAEWTIKTLKDMLRTCTLDKSSWDDHLPLIKFVYNNIFHASI; encoded by the exons ATGCACTCAGGTACTTGCTATCTAGAGTTACCTATATGTtatggatgtgggatgaggggtcatattCAGAGACATTGTCGTGCATCCCGCCAGGGAGCGGGTGGGGGCATAACTCAGTCATCCAGCCAGGCAGTTGCTACATCTTCAACCCCCTCCCCAGCTCGAGGTACCCCAGCACCCGCAGGGcgtggtgcagctaggggtggtgcgcAGAGTTTAGGAGGATCCAGCCGGTTTTATGCTATGAGTGGTCGTCAGACTGCAGAGGCTTCTCTAAATATTGTTACATGTATTttgactgtccaatctcatgatgtgtatgcacttattgaccctggTTTAACCTTCTCCTATATgaccccttttgttgctatgggATTCGGGATAGAGTCGGATCAGCTTTATGGGCCCTTTTTGGTGTCTACCCTAGTTGGTGAGTCTATTATAGCTGCTCGGGTTTATAGGGGATGTGTTGTTACGGTACGGGGTAGGGATACCACGGCCGATCTTATTGAATTAgggatggtcgactttgatgtaataatgggaatggattggctttattcatgctttgccaaacttgattgtcggactagaacCATTAGGCTTGAATATCCTAATGAGCTTGTTattgaatggaagggagataatgtagttcctagaggtcggtttatttcctaccttaaggccgTGAAGATGATCAAAAAGGGGTGTATTTATCATCTAGTTCGGGTCACGGACACCAATGCCAAGGCGCTTAGCCTTGAGTTTGtaccagttgtgaatgaattttcGAACGTCTTTCCAGATGAACTCCTTGGGATTCCACCggatagggagattgattttgggatcaaT AAAGCAGATAAATTCCAgtggtccgatgcttgtgaaaagagtttccaagaattgaagTCAAGATTGACAACAACACCGGTGTTAGCCCTGCCAGAGGGTACAGAGGGGTTTTtagtgtattgcgatgctttAAGAGTCGgtcttgggtgtgtgttaatgcaacacggcaag aaagagttgaatctgAGGCAAAGAAGATGGCTCGAGTTACTCAAGAACTATGATatcgatattctctatcacccgggaaaggccaatgttgtggcggatgctcttagaCGAAAAcctatgggaagtttggctcacTTGAAGGCATATCAAAGGCtgttggccagggaggttcaccagttggctagctTGGGAGTTCAccttgcggactctaatgaaggaggggtAATTGTGCAGAATAGGACTGAATCATCACTTGTGGCAGAGGTGAAAGAGAATCAATTTGTGgatccattgttagcacaactAAAAGAGGGGATTCTCAAACACAAAACCAAAGCTTTTTCCTTGggcatgaatgatg atcgaggggctcagttcacagccaacttttggaagaagtttcaacaaggtttgggtacgcaggtaaatcttagcacagcttttcatccacaaacagATGGTCAAGCAGAGTGGACTATTAAGACTCTTAAAGACATGTTGCGCACTTGTACTCTTGATAAgagtagttgggatgaccatttacCACTCATAAAATTTGTTTACAACAACATcttccatgctagtatctag